The DNA sequence TAGCAGTGCTGCTGCGCCTAGGGCGTCGACGGCGGTGGGAGGGAGTACGATTGATGCTGGTGATCGGGTATGTTTATTTTTTCCCCTCTATATCCATGAAGTTACTGACCGCAGCAGAACGTCCGCATGCTATtaaccctctccaacctctcggCCCTCCGCACCGAAATCGTCCCCGACCTCAACACCCAGTTTGAAAACGCGTTTAGCGTCAAACTCACCGATGAGACAAAAACCATCCGTGACGTCCTCAGTCAAATCGATGCTCGGCTCTTCCAATCCTACACCCGCCCCGCCATTGAGACACTGAAACGCATCATCCGCGCTGGAGTGTCGGATCCAAACTGGgcgccctcctccctgtcCCGGCCAAAAGAAGTCCGTCCTTATGTCTACGAGGCGCTCCTGtctctcgtcctcgtccacacTCAGGTATCGACCACAGCCGCGACATTGACCTCCCAGGTCCTGTCTTATCTGCTCGAACAAGCCTCGAAGGAACTGCTGGAAGCTTTCAAGTCGAGGCAGCGGTATAACCTTGATGCACTGATGCAAGCAACATTGGATGTTGAGTTTGTGGCGCAGACGCTGAGCCATTACACTACTGACCGGGCAAGCGAGCTCCAGAGCCAGATTTATCAGGAGTTGGATGGGAGGACAGATAATGAGGCTAGGGCGAGGTTGCAGGGGGAGTTGCCGGAGATGAGGGCAGTTctgaagaggttgagggaggcgagTAAGAGCGAGTTTGCTTGTTTTAGGAAGCCTAAGAGGCCGGTAGGAAatgggttggagaggagggagaccGGGGGGAGTGTGGGGAGTTTGTAAGGAACGTTTTATGGATATTGAACTTTTAAGGATCATTTCAGCAGAGCAGGTTAGGCATGTTAGTTGGGGATTTTCAGGGGGGGTTATGTTGGAAGAGAGAAGGAAAGTAGGTTATGGGAGTTAGTTTGGTGGTTAGATGTTTTGATAAGTCAGAGTGGTTTTGAAGAAGAATTGTCATTTGTGTGATCTTGGGTGTTGTTTGTAAGTTGGGATATTGGAACGAGAAGCTAGGAATGATACGCAAGAGAACCTGAGATAATAGACAAGCAAAGCCGGGACAAAGTTGCGATCGTATGCAGGAAAACCTCAGGTTATGCTTGGATAAATTCTTTCCATGTGTTTGGACTGTAAGGACAGACAGGCAAGTTCAGATGTATCAAGTAAGAGAGAGAAACCCTTTCCAAAGCACCCTATCTATCTTTCcagcacccctccccccccgccccccccctccgccaatGATTTGTAGATCATATGCTTTTACTTTTAACTATGCTGCTCCTTTCAATATTGGTGAGATGAGTGGTCATCTTTACTTGGTCAAAGACATGTGTTAAAAGAGACGGAATAGTGACAAACATCTCTGGGAACGCGATCGCCAGATGAGTAAATATATATAGCGCCGTCCGTTAAAGCGATCcgttccaaaaaaaaacgaaGTAAAAAAACAGCCAAGCAGCAAAGAAAAGGGCCTGTAAGTAGGCCTAAGATTGCAAATCCAATATAAATAACCAGAGCGTCTTGAAAGGTCATCTCGTCGGCAAATCTGGTTGCTTCTCCATTAATGTGAAGATAAGAGTGTTCATCAGTGCCTGCGTATCTCATACCTCATGCTTTACACATTGTccacaagaaaaaaaacataaATCTTCATTTTTAAACTTGGGTATATTTTGGTCTATTGAACCATCCGTATCAGCGCCGGAGAAAATCACCTCCTACTCCTTCCCACTTCCCTGCTGGATTTCGTCGACAACACCCCAAGTCACACAGTAACTCCATCATTATCTTTCATTTCCGCTTACTCCCTCCCAGCCTCCTGCAAAACTCCCCATTCATTGTAGTCGTACAGTACGCTTGGTACATGTTGTGTGGTGAAATATATATGTCGTGTGCTTTTTTTAGGGGTTTGCGCTTTTGGTGTTATTGTGATTTGGTATCCGACAGCGTAAGAAATATAATGTCCAGTTTGTGTTGTTTGATTCCCCCCAACTGTCCAGGTGCAGGTATCCATTCGAGCTCATGTCAAAAAGCCCTCCCATCACTCCAACTCCCGCCTTTCGCTTCCAAGCAAGACAAAGCCAGATTAACTAGATCATCAACTGggcaaacaaaaacaatgtTGGCCCGACATCTCTGagaaatgaaaaaaaaaagccatgTTGATGTTTAGTGCCTCCATCCAGCCCTCTAGTCTGAGGATGGTGGCAAGAGAAGCGTGGAACAAAAGAGAAGCTCAAATGATCGGGGGTCCGTCGGCGAGAAGTTCGGTTGGTCTTGTTTGGCTTTTACTGTAGCAACTGTACGTCATGACATGTTAGTTTCCCATCCATTGAACCAgagagagccaaaaaaaggTGCTTACAGTCCAAGTCAATGGCCTCAAAATAGGCCTGGATCAACGGGTTCGCATCATCAGTCACCAACTTCCCATCAGACTCCCGACGTGATGTGCGGGGAAGCGCTTTACGAATCCCTAGCAACATGTGCAACAGCTCAGCAATGACGGAGCCCTGCTGGGCGAAGCTGCCTGGGTCCTTCTCGAGCGGCCACTGGCCCCTTAGGTTCGGCTGTTCCCAAGCCCGGAAAGCCCAGATGGACTTTTCCACGCAATTGAGCAAGATCAAAACGGCAAAATACATGTTGTAGTCAATCTTGACTTTGCTGTCTTGCAGCACACGCTGCATGCCAGTCAACAGCGCTTTGCTAGTGGCCGCTGCTTTTCTCTCTGTGGCCGCGGCAAGCTGAAGACAGATTGTATGGAACAATTCGCCATCTGTCTCTTCCTTGATGATCCTGGGCTGAAGCTCGTTCTCCCCGTTCTTGACGGTGATGGTCCACTGTCGCTCGCGATCCAGTATTTCAACCAGACCCCACAACTCAAGGGACTTCTTGAGAAGCTCATCATTGGTTCTTGTCGCAACGTCGACGGCAGTCTGCAAAGTAATGCGCATAAACTGTGATGGCTCGCGCCGAATCATTTCTGGCAAGACCTCGCGCATGTACGTCTCCACTCGAGCAGGAACGTCTtggttgtcgttgtcaaGCATGGCGATGTGGTAGCTGGAGGGATGATCTTCTGCTATGCTTGCATCAAGCAGCTTCCCCTCCGCATCCCTCTCAGGCTCGCTCTGTAGAACGAGCAGCTGAAGTCGAGACTCGTAGTCCGGGAAATGACAAGCTTCAATGAAGATTCCATGGTGTTGAAGAGCCACAGTATGCTTGATCCCATTTACCCGGGCCTGGGCGAGGACTATTTGTACTCCGGCAGAGTACAGGTCCAACTGTTCTGAGAACTTGGTGCGCACGCACCCATTGCGCCACACGCGAGGTGATAGCACTTTGCGACAGGTATCACAGGGCGAACCCTGAGAGCACGTCTTTCGCAGCACGCGGCAACGAATGCAGGCTCCAATCTTGCGGACTTCCTGGACCTCCTTTCTCCTGTCAGGGTTGAACCGAGCGCGAGAATGTCGCGACTTGGCACCATTGGCGGTGTCGAGGCGGAACCCTCCCTTCGCGTGGGGCGCAGGAGGTTGAGGCAACGGACTGTTCAGAGGCATCTGAAAAGAAGCCGCCGCGTAGTTGCCATCTACCCAAGCCGGCGTATCGCTCGTTACCGGAATCATAGGAGCATTGGGCATGGTAGTGACTGGAATTCCAGAACTCTGGATCAGGGACTCGGGAAGCGCAGGCGGTGTGGGCGTCGGCGGTGGTTGGTCCTCCAGCCCAGACTGCTCAGGGGTCGAGATATTGCTGTTCTCGGCTACGGCAGCAGCtacggcagcagcagcagccgcggCCACAGCGGCGGTATTCGCTTGATTCGCAGCCTCTGTCACGGCCGCAACAGTCGCCTCATCGGCTAGAAGCTCGGGATCCAGGAATGCTGGGTGCAGGCGAGCagtcgcagcagcagccattgAAATGTTGGCAGAATCGGTATTGGCTTCATTTTCTGCGCGTAGTATTTCTTGGAGTCGCTCGTCGGTAATGAGGCCTCTGTCGCCGGCGTTCGGCGACGGCGGCTCAACTGAGAATGGCGGTCAGCAAAgcatctcccccaacatTTTGTTGCAAAACCCACCCTTCGGGTCTTTCTGCGCGCCAATGTCCTGATTCAACGGCGGATTGTCAAAATTGAATTGATCTTGCATATCAAAGCGTTCTCCAGGCTGTGCAGTCCCCAAATGGGTATTAGGGATTGCGCCCGTCATCTGGCCGCGATCGTCATTCTTCTCATTCAAGTCGATTTGTCTCGAGACCTCAGCCAGCACTCCAAGAGCAGTCCAGTCGCGCGACGTCATAGGAAGGTCGACCGAAGAACCATCGGAGACCTGGGGGTGAGCATGAGCCTGCTGGCTCTGCTGGAATGTCTTGGATGCATGGCCCATCCCCGAGAGAGTGAGCAACGCGCTGACTCGATCGGCTTCGCTGATGGCAGGGCATTTCTTGGTGAGATGGCTCGTCAGGCTGTCGAGGCGACCGCGAGGGAAGTGTTCACCACATCTGCATTGATTCCACGAGAGAGAGTTAGCAATTGAACATTGGACGGCGAGGTCAGTGTGTCGCAATATAAAGGCGGTCGGGTCTGGCGGTGGCCGGTAGGCGGTGGGCTTACGATTTGCAGGTATGAGGGTAGCGATTGCTCTGGTCCTGCAACTTGGGTCCTCTTTCGAAGTATTGCAGAATCAGGGCATTAGGCCGTCTGCCCATTGTCGCGATCAAACGGCCGGCCGGGCGGTCTGTGGGGCGAAAGCTATATACGTGCGGTGACGGTTTACAGCGAGAGTCGGAGAGGGGTCTTTTGGTGATGTGAAAATACTGCCGGTTTAAAAAAGTTGGCGGTCAGAAGGTTTGGTCGTCCAGTCCTTGCCGTGTTGGGATGGGTgctcagcccagccagcccagtgGGTCTAGTGGGTCACGTGGCTGGCCCGACTGCCGGGTTCACCAGCCACACTCACTACGGTAATACAGCACGGATTGAAATGCTCCGGTAATACGAAGAAAAGTTAGCACACCAAGACCAGATTATCCGTCTGGGACTTAAAGGAAGTATCAATTCCCAAGATGCCAAGTAAATATCCAAGAAAGTCTGTCATCACGAGCCTACCCCTTTAGGCATGAGGTCAACACACACCTGTTAATGAACTGCGGCATCCACATGGGTAAATATCGCTGTATGGTGTGTACCGAATTACCTGCATGCCGGTCATCAAAACAGAATTCCCCTACCCCGGTTGGCATCCCGCCCGTCGGGTTCTTGGCAGGCGTCAGTTAACGATGACATGAAGCCTAGTTGCTGGGGTCCCATTGTGTGCTGGactgtgctgtgctgcgCTGTTCTGGCATATGAAGCATGCGGACGCCTCGGGGCACACAACACAGGCGGCATCCTCAAAACCCCGAttgctcagcctcctcctcccatggATCAGATCACCGTCCACATCCACAGCTATCTATTTGTGTTCATTCCTGAGAAGCCGACCGTCTCACCCTCCGGGCCCTCAGTGACCTCACCATGTGTGAACACCCCCTTTATAACAAGGGCACGCTAGAAAGGATAAGCTTTAATTAGCTAACAAAGCTCCATCtcccacaacaccatcccagtATTGCAACCAGCCAAACCGGATCCAGAACATTTTCAGTGCCCTTCTCGAACAAATCTCGCCTCTTGCAACTACATTCCCTCAAGTCTCAGCACCAGTGTCGTCCTGCCAACTCAGCACATTGGCTCACTTGGCTCATGATCGGACCAATTTTCTCATGAAAATACTGTGTACCCGAAGACCAACACAATCTTTACCGAACCTTCCGTCTGTTTGATACGGCAACTTTCGCTACCTTGGGCCGATGATCTACGTCACATATTTCCTACCGATTTGACGCGCAGTCATAGTCACgggcaaaacaaaacaacgatgcttctcctccaccaatcCGGCAGCGTCAAGATTGGCGAGGTGGTGCGCTACACAGTCACTTACACCCCCTCGGCAGATCGCATCCTCCCATCGCCAGAGTTCCTGTACTTGCGCATCAAGAATACTTGTGCCATTGCTCTTCGCGCAGCCTTCGTTCACGGTCCTTACACACTCTCAGTTGCCGCCTACCCATCCCATTTCGATCCGAACAAGAAGTTTGAAGAGCCTCGTCGCTATGGCGTCCCCGAGTTCGAACCAATGCTCAAGGCCGGCGCGACCTGGAACTGCCACTTGGTAGTGCCCGACGATATCAGACAGTCTGCCGGTGAAGGATGCAGTCAACATGGATACCTTGGGAAAGGACCAGAGCACGACGGGGAGAGTGTATCTTGGATCATCGAGGTTGCGTCGCAAGTGGTTTTTTCGACTTCGGCGGCTGTGCACTACGAAGTTCTGTTGGCACGAGACGAGAAATCGTTGAACCTGGGCTCTGTTGTACCCGTAATAGGAGGTCAGTCACAAGCACCACAGCCAGGGCGGGTCAGCGACTTCCAACAGAGTGCGGGTGCTATCAAGGACCATCCGGCGCAACAAAAAGGTGTTTTCTCCAGGGCAGTCCACCTGAAAGTTGAGGATACAGCAAGTTTGTGGAACACGCCCCAGCTTCCAGGATGGGACGACATAGGTTGGCTACGGGCAAGGAGTGAAGGAGGAGCCGATGCCCCAGTAGAGCCTGTGATGGCCAGTGGCAAGCCCGAAGACAGGCGCCCCAGACGGTCATTCAAACAGAGAAAGGTCCATCTCGTGATTCTCACACACGGCCTGCACAGCAATTTGGGCGCCGATATGTTGTTTTTGAAGGAAAGCATAGATGCTGGAGTCAAAAAGGCCAAAGCGGATGCCAAAGCCCGAAAAGCCCGAGAGCGGGCAGccaagaagaaagaagcaaCGCCTGCCGGGGCAGACACCGAAGGAAATGCTAATACCGAAATCTCCGAGTCAGTGGGCGAGGAAAATaaggatgaagatgaggaggacgaggacgacgaggaagtcGTAGTACGCGGATTTTCTGGGAATGCAACAAGGACAGAAAGAGGTATCAAATACTTGGGCAAACGGTTGGCAAGACATATTTTGTCCATGACTTATCCAGACCAGCCCTGTCTCCCAACCGCGAAAGCAGCTTCGGAAGCAATCGCTGCCACACTCAAGGCAAGCTCTCAGAAAAAGAATGGCGGCGAAGAGGCCCACAAACACAGTACAATCCACCATGCTCCATCTCCGAGCAATCGACTCTACAAGTTCACCAAGATCAGTTTTATCGGCCATTCACTCGGTGGTCTTGTACAAACCTACGCTGTTGCTTATATTCAGAAACATTCACCGCAGTTCTTTGACCTGATCGAACCTATCAATTTTATCGCCATGGCCACACCCTTCCTCGGGCTGAACCACGAGAATCCCCTGTACGTCAAATTCGCTTTGGAttttggtcttgttggaAGGACAGGCCAAGACTTGGGTCTCACTTGGAGAGCTCCAACGATTGCGAGAAATGGTTGGGGTGCACTCGTGGGCAATCTTGGGGAACAAGCACACAAACGAGTGTATGGCGAACATCAGCCGGAGTCCAAACCTCTGCTCCGTATCCTGCCCACCGGGCCAGCACACAAAGCATTGAAAAAATTCCGAAACCGAACCGTCTACTCAAACGTGGTAAATGACGGAATTGTACCGCTTAGAACTAGCTGCCTCTTGTTTCTCGATTGGCAGGGCCTGGGACGGGTGGAAAAGGCACGAAGAGAAGTCGGCTTGGTCGAAGCTGTTGTACAAGCCGGGTGGGCAGAATTAACAGGCGCAAATGTCACCACTCCACGACTTGCACCATGGTCACCAGAAAACaacgaaaaagaagaggccAACGAGACGGGCAAAACCACACCTACAGACACAgaggagcttcttgaagTGCCTCAGCCACCGACTAATGCCATGTTGGAGGATGATCGACAGAGTCTGAGATCTGCTGTCGTCAGCCCTTTTCAAGAACAACCGGCTTCTGCAGACTTGCAACAGCTGTCAAATTCGACGACAAACACTTCCAACCCCTTATCTGGCCTGTTCAGCTTCTTCCGGACCGAAAGCCCCAAGCCccaaccgcccccctccccgaagATAAATAAGATTTACCAACGAAGTCAGACTCTCAAGGTTGAGAGCGGCTCTACCTCTTTGTTGGTTACCTCTTCGTCCACGTCTAAAGTGACAAGTGGGACTGAGCTTGGAGATGATGCGGAGGGCCTgacagcaccaccaagaacATCAATTTTTGAGTCGGCCGGTGACTTGCTTAACCCAAAATTACCAACCGTTGAGTATCTCATCGATCCATCAAAGCGGCACCGAACCATCTTCCATGACAGAATCTACCACCCATCCGATATCCCTCCACCGCCAGTCAAGGACCGGACGTCGACTCTCCAGATCCGCCgtcgctctctctctcggtcCAGTAGGACGGCCCTGAGCGAGAGCAACTCCCCTCTCGGATCTCCAGGCATTCAGCACAAGGACACTGGCCTTTCTCAGCAGTCGGAACAGTCCACCAAATCGATGCCAGTAGATTATGAATCTACCGTCAACTCTGCACCCAGCTCGTCCCACGACGAACCAGATGTGGTCGACTCCTCACAGATGCGAGTTGAAGAAAAGATTGCGCGCGCCTACCATCGCGGTCTGTCCTGGCGAAAGGTTTTGGTGAAACTAGAACCTGACGCGCACAACAACATTGTGGTTCGCCGCATGTTCGCCAACGCTTTCGGCTGGCCGGTCATCCACCATCTCGTACAGTCTCACTTTAGTGACGAAGCTATGGCAAGAGTCAgggacgaggacgagccAGGTGTGGAAAGAGCCAAAGGGCTAGACCAAAGCGCGGATGAAACAGGCCGGGAAACGAAGGAAACGATTCGTGGTGGTGACCACCGGGGTAGAAACGTCACGGTGCGCGAAGAGGATTCATCTCACGatgacgacatcatcaacgcgGAACGGTACGATGTCGTTCCTGAACTTGCGCCGAGTCCGAGGTCGCCAAGGTCGTTGAGCAGACAGGGGAGCACCAATGCTTTGGGTGTCTTTTCCGGCACGAACCcgacaaccccaacaacggCGACGCGACCCCCCATCGATCGATACGACTCCATGTCCTGGAGCGATAGAGACTGGGCAGACAGCGCAGACGAAAGTGATgagaatggtggtggggcgAGCTACTGGAGCAGGATGGCTGCTGGGGCAAATGTGAAGAAACCCCAGCCTAGCCCTTCTCACACTCAccctttcccatcctcctctgctgccACGACCCCTACCCCGGCGGATCCAAAcccgggtggtggtggtaatgcTGACAAGAAAAGGAGAACAGTCGCTGTTGCCGCGGGAGGGAGTGTAGAACAGCCGGGACCGTTGACGCCGACGGGGTTTATGATGAGGAGCGTAAGTCCGTTGAGCTGGAACTGGACCGAGAAGattgtggggagggggaagacggggaagaggatgagtAGGAGTTTGAGTCCCGGACGGGGGAATAGTGTGTTGACGACGCCGACGGCTAGTACGCCGGgactggggttgttgagtaGACCTAGTTTGGCGTTGAGTCAGGAAGGGTATTTCCCTGGGCAGGATAGAGGGAtagtgggggagggggagggggagagaggggggaaggatAAGGATGTTTGAGGAAGGCCGTAGGAGAGAGGTGGGTTGTATGGTTTGGCAGAGCAGAGCGGTTGTTTGGGAGCCCGGGAGAAGTAGTTTTGGTTTAATAGGCATTATTCTTGAGGCATTGAATAGCATAGGGATGCCTGAACAGATGTTTTTGCTACATACTTGTAGTGACTTGAGTTCTTGTTGGATTTTGAATGTACTACGGTTCGGCTTTAGGAGTCTTCATCCTTGGCTTTTTACTGGCCTGATTCCAACAAGGCATTTGTCAGGTCTGCTGATTCGAGTGCTTAGTCACCCGGTCATAAAGCAGCTTCTTTGTTCACCCATCTGGTAGTTGCCGCACAGGTGTTCGCTTCAGGTTCTGAAGAGCCTTTCTCCCTACACAACCGCAAAGATCACCTGATCAACTCACCAAGTTACCATAGGGCGTGTGGCTCAGTTGGTAGAGCGTTCGCTTAGCATACTTACCTGTATGCGAAAGGTCCTGGGTTCGAttcccagctcgtccacATCCTTTTGCtgcttcccccccccttcacttgagggggtggggcaGGACTTCTTTTTGGCTGGCAAACCTGGACTTGGGACATGGTGATCATTGCttgtttcttgttcttggggaGGTTTGGTTGTGTGAAacagtcatcatcatcaaccggGAGTCCGAATAAGAACCGAGTCGTCCGGTTCGGCGACtttttgggttggttggtcttTGCAGGAAGCTGGGATGGCCAGTGTTGGGAGCCGGTCACGCAATCCCGAGTGCGGTagcgaggtggtggggtttttttttttgatgtttttgttAGTTTGAGGTTCCAGAGACTGGGAGATGGACGAGGTgtggggtttttgggttCTGGTTCCTGAGGCTAGtaggtggttgaggtgacTGTCAAGATGTCAAGCCGGACAGAGGTGGAAAAAACGGGCTGACGGGTAAGACCCCGGGTAGGCGGGAAgggcaaggggaaggggaaaggggtggggggttgtaACCAGGTTTCTCATGTGCTGTGTGTGATTCTGTGATTGATGGGATCTCGTCTGACACCTTGCCTAGCCTTAAtttatgtatgtatgtatgtatgtatgtatgtatgtatgtatgtatgtatgtatgtagaGCTGTCGTGGAGGTTCTTCCAGGTTGGGACGGCTGCAGCCGAGTTGACCGCTACTTGCATAcctcttctcaccacccatcgACAGTCAGGGTGCGCCTGGCACTGTGTCGATTGTTTGAAGGTGGGGTGTGGGAATGTGTTGTCGACTGCATGACTGAACAGCagcgtcttgttgttgtcgtttaGCGACGATGGCAAGATATACCCCGGGGAGGTCCCCATGGTATGGACCATTCAAGAAACTCCCAGATGTGCTGGCTAGTTGACAATTATTGTTCTTCGCTTCAGGTTTCTGTTCTTGAAAGTGTCGACAAGAGAGCCATTCGAGAGTGCGGGGTCCACCGGGCGCTGGCACGAAGTTCGGGGTCCTCACACAGAAAAGAGGGATGGGTCCGATTTACGAACGTGGGGAGAGCAGCGTCATCCAATGACAATTACTCCGGGTACGGCGAGCTTCGAGCACCTGCATCCACCTTGGAAGGTCATCGATCCGCGCACTGTGTGCTAAAGCGCCGGTGCACTCCCGCTCCCGGTCCCAGTGGTGGCCTTCCGTCTGGCTTTCTgcttccctcttcccacctcccacccaggCTTCGAGTGGTGCTTTCATCACgcctttttcctttttttttctgggtTTTTGTCTCCagttttttcctttttctcctaTCATTGATTCAGTCACCGCTCTCCTCGGTCTAGGAAGTTCGAGAAACGTACCTCACACGGTGCGCTGTTGTTGTATAAGCTGGAACCACGAAGGACACAGGCTCCCTTTGCCCCTCGGAAGGACCGAGTTTATATCTGAAAGATTGATTCACCACGAGTATGCCATCCCGaccttccctctctctttctcttccccttcctgtTGTCTTGCAATTGTTCTGCCCGGCCTGAGCTGTACTTGTCCCTGAGATACCCATGTTCAGCCTTTGTTCTCCTCCTGCCCGCTCTTGTACCCCTCCATTATTTTCATTACCACTGTTTACGGTTCTATACGAACTCAATTACTTCTAATACTTCTGTCGCTGCTCCAACAAGCTCGAATCTCGAAGCTAACCAGACCGGGCTCTTCCGTTCCTCCAATAGCTCTGggcatccatcatcatcgccttATCGACGGACAGACACTTAGGTTGCTCTCTTCCTCAGTACCGCCACCATGCATATCCGCGAGATGCTCGCCGATGCCGAAAGGACCGGCGCACCGTCCTTCTCGTTCGAGTACTTCCCGCCCAAGACGACACAGGGTGTCCAGAACCTCTACGACCGCATGGAACGCATGAACAACTTTGGGCCAAAATTCATCGACATCACATGGGGTGCTGGCGGCCGGATTGCCGAACTGACGTGCGAGATGGTGGTACAGGCGCAGACATATCTGGGGCTCGAGACATGCATGCATCTTAC is a window from the Podospora pseudocomata strain CBS 415.72m chromosome 6, whole genome shotgun sequence genome containing:
- a CDS encoding hypothetical protein (EggNog:ENOG503NY6A); its protein translation is MGRRPNALILQYFERGPKLQDQSNRYPHTCKSCGEHFPRGRLDSLTSHLTKKCPAISEADRVSALLTLSGMGHASKTFQQSQQAHAHPQVSDGSSVDLPMTSRDWTALGVLAEVSRQIDLNEKNDDRGQMTGAIPNTHLGTAQPGERFDMQDQFNFDNPPLNQDIGAQKDPKVEPPSPNAGDRGLITDERLQEILRAENEANTDSANISMAAAATARLHPAFLDPELLADEATVAAVTEAANQANTAAVAAAAAAAVAAAVAENSNISTPEQSGLEDQPPPTPTPPALPESLIQSSGIPVTTMPNAPMIPVTSDTPAWVDGNYAAASFQMPLNSPLPQPPAPHAKGGFRLDTANGAKSRHSRARFNPDRRKEVQEVRKIGACIRCRVLRKTCSQGSPCDTCRKVLSPRVWRNGCVRTKFSEQLDLYSAGVQIVLAQARVNGIKHTVALQHHGIFIEACHFPDYESRLQLLVLQSEPERDAEGKLLDASIAEDHPSSYHIAMLDNDNQDVPARVETYMREVLPEMIRREPSQFMRITLQTAVDVATRTNDELLKKSLELWGLVEILDRERQWTITVKNGENELQPRIIKEETDGELFHTICLQLAAATERKAAATSKALLTGMQRVLQDSKVKIDYNMYFAVLILLNCVEKSIWAFRAWEQPNLRGQWPLEKDPGSFAQQGSVIAELLHMLLGIRKALPRTSRRESDGKLVTDDANPLIQAYFEAIDLDFATVKAKQDQPNFSPTDPRSFELLFCSTLLLPPSSD
- a CDS encoding hypothetical protein (EggNog:ENOG503NVX4; COG:S) encodes the protein MLLLHQSGSVKIGEVVRYTVTYTPSADRILPSPEFLYLRIKNTCAIALRAAFVHGPYTLSVAAYPSHFDPNKKFEEPRRYGVPEFEPMLKAGATWNCHLVVPDDIRQSAGEGCSQHGYLGKGPEHDGESVSWIIEVASQVVFSTSAAVHYEVLLARDEKSLNLGSVVPVIGGQSQAPQPGRVSDFQQSAGAIKDHPAQQKGVFSRAVHLKVEDTASLWNTPQLPGWDDIGWLRARSEGGADAPVEPVMASGKPEDRRPRRSFKQRKVHLVILTHGLHSNLGADMLFLKESIDAGVKKAKADAKARKARERAAKKKEATPAGADTEGNANTEISESVGEENKDEDEEDEDDEEVVVRGFSGNATRTERGIKYLGKRLARHILSMTYPDQPCLPTAKAASEAIAATLKASSQKKNGGEEAHKHSTIHHAPSPSNRLYKFTKISFIGHSLGGLVQTYAVAYIQKHSPQFFDLIEPINFIAMATPFLGLNHENPLYVKFALDFGLVGRTGQDLGLTWRAPTIARNGWGALVGNLGEQAHKRVYGEHQPESKPLLRILPTGPAHKALKKFRNRTVYSNVVNDGIVPLRTSCLLFLDWQGLGRVEKARREVGLVEAVVQAGWAELTGANVTTPRLAPWSPENNEKEEANETGKTTPTDTEELLEVPQPPTNAMLEDDRQSLRSAVVSPFQEQPASADLQQLSNSTTNTSNPLSGLFSFFRTESPKPQPPPSPKINKIYQRSQTLKVESGSTSLLVTSSSTSKVTSGTELGDDAEGLTAPPRTSIFESAGDLLNPKLPTVEYLIDPSKRHRTIFHDRIYHPSDIPPPPVKDRTSTLQIRRRSLSRSSRTALSESNSPLGSPGIQHKDTGLSQQSEQSTKSMPVDYESTVNSAPSSSHDEPDVVDSSQMRVEEKIARAYHRGLSWRKVLVKLEPDAHNNIVVRRMFANAFGWPVIHHLVQSHFSDEAMARVRDEDEPGVERAKGLDQSADETGRETKETIRGGDHRGRNVTVREEDSSHDDDIINAERYDVVPELAPSPRSPRSLSRQGSTNALGVFSGTNPTTPTTATRPPIDRYDSMSWSDRDWADSADESDENGGGASYWSRMAAGANVKKPQPSPSHTHPFPSSSAATTPTPADPNPGGGGNADKKRRTVAVAAGGSVEQPGPLTPTGFMMRSVSPLSWNWTEKIVGRGKTGKRMSRSLSPGRGNSVLTTPTASTPGLGLLSRPSLALSQEGYFPGQDRGIVGEGEGERGGKDKDV